The genomic region TGGCCGCGGCGTCTGGTTCTTGAGCGTCACGCAGATTTCGTATTTGGTGGCGGGCATCAGGTCAGAGACGGAGTACGAACGGATGCCCGGGCCGATGGAGATAGTCTCCTTCTTGTCACTGGTGGCTTGGCCCAAATGGACGGAGAACCACGTCTGGTCAGGGTGGTCCAAGACGGCAAACCACTCGATGGCGATGCCACGCACCGTCTGTTTGGCGATGCGGATGTCGATGTAGATGTTCTCGTCATCTTCTGGGAGGCGGGGAAGTGGCGCCGACTGGGCGCCATCCGGATTGAGGATGTCCACCTGGATGTTGGCCGAGGAGTTTCCGATGAAGTTGACACCACTGCACGTGTAGACGCCGCGGTCGGCCAGGTGGAGCGACGGGATCACCAAGAGGGATCTGATGGTGTCTTCATCCACCCTCTCCTGAGACTCTGAACGGAAGACAATAAGAACATCAAATGTCATTTGAGTAATAAAGAACCAGAACCGAGGAACGCCAACAAGCAGTGAGAAGAACATTGTCAGTATACATTTAAGTTTGAGTAGGTTTACTCATGTCACCGCAACGCTATAATCTGTGACACATCATCCAGATTGACTCCTCTTAAAGGAAAGCTTTCTGTGATTAAAATGTGACCATAAGTATCTAATTCAGTAGAAGATATCAGGCAATCCGCCTGCCTGGACGTCACACTGCACTCTTACCATGAAATCCTCTGATTATCTTCAGACCATATGTCCACCACACTGCAGGTTCTGGCCGAGCTTTGGCAAGGCAGCGCAGCGTGACGTTGGTGCCCAGCGGTAGGCTGAGGTTGGCCAACGAGGTGGTGACCACGGGCTTCACGCAAGCCTGCAGCTCCACCTCGTGAAAGAACTTGCCGGCCCTAAAGTCCGGACCGGAGCAGGTCAAGTAGGAGTTCATCAGGATAATCGTTGGGCTGAGGGAGCGGGTGAACTCCACGAAGCCCTTGAGTCGGCAGTCGCATAGCCAGGCATTGTCGTGGAGCGCCAAGACGACGTTCGGCCCGGAAGAGCTTGCCTCTTGCTTCTCCTTGCTCTGCAGTTTTTGGTACAGAGGCCAGTTTTGGAAGACCTCCTTGGATATGACCGTAAGCCGATTGAAGGATAAGTCTAAGTAAGTCAGATGGGGCAAATTTTTTAACGCATGTTCTGGCAGCACATCTAACTGGTTGTGCTTCAGGTCCAGGATCTTTAGACGCGGGGTGTCCTCGAACGCTGTCCATGGTACGGAGCGCAGCTTGTTTCCTTCTAGGcggagctcagtgaggttgccCAAACCTTCCAAAGCCTTTGAGTTAATCAGGGTGATGTCGTTGAAGTTCAACCACAGGTTCTCCAAGCTGGACGCTCTGATGAAAGCCCCGCGCTTGATTTCAGTGAAGTGAGATTTTTCTATTCTGATTTTGGTCATATCATGGGGAATATTCTCTGGTATGACTCCAAACGCGTTCTCCTCCATGCATATGAGGGACCTATGAGGGAATTCAAGGATTAGTCAAACATAAGCCTCAAGTCTAAACCTTAACCCAACCCTAAAACTACTGACAACAGAACTCCAAAATATTTTACTTTGGAGCATTACATAGAGTCAGAATTCTAAAGGACACAGAGTTCTACCTTGACGAAGATCACGTCTTACCTTCCATGACGGTCTTCTATACAGCTGCACCCTCGCAAACACTGAGAAAAACTTTCAGATCTTTGGATATAAAATAAAACTATAACAAGCATGTAACAAATCCTGTCCATAGTCTGCATAAAATTGCCCCAATGGCAGGCGGCATTCGGGCTCAAGACATGTCGAGTGAGGCAGACGAGGGAAGCTTATTAGAACTAATCCCCAAATGCACAACACCTAATTCTTGACAGAGTCAGCAGCTCTGACCCACTAGTCATTTAAGGAGGTGACGCCCACTGATAAGTCGCCTTTTGGCAACTGCTGGCTGACGATACCAAGTCTGCTGTTTTGACACTAACAGATATTCAGTTGCACAAAAATACCAGCAAATTAATATAACATATAATACAGGAACAGACACACATATCGGTATAGAGATATAGAAAAGTTTATTTAAATCCTCAGTGGGATAATTGAATACAGTTAGTGGAGTAGTGTTGCCTCCAGGGggcgcaaaaaacaaaacacacggaGAAAGCAGTGGGGAATAGAAATAGCTCCACGTCTTATTTACACAGCGTCATAGTTCAGTCCTTTCTGCACTTGCCTCCAGCTCCAGCTTGTCTACGTTCACCATGCCTGCGAGTGTATAGCTACATCTCCTCTGAGAACGTACGACAGATATATACAGAGGCACAGACTTGACCGTATATGTAAGTGTACACTGTCCAGAAAAGTATTTACAAATCATACACGTAcatattgacaataaagtgttgttttgtttccctTTGGGTCCGATCAGACTGTTTCTTCACTGCGCTATAAACCAAGTTGTCAAATCTCGCCTATACGGATATTTCCATGATGGTGCAGCGGGCAAAAGTCCTTTGATAGAAATTGGCTCGAGGTGGAGGTGGGGTCGGTGGCGTGATCCAGCGAGGAGGAACGGGAGGGGGGGAATCCCAGGAAGTATGGCCGGCAGGGGGGTTCACGTCAGGATGCGTCCTGGTGTGAGGATACGGGCGGTGTTGGGGATACGGGTGCGGGTAGAAGTGGGGCTGCGGGTGAGGATGCGAGCGGTGACTTGGACTGGGACACGGTGGAGGGGGAGGATGAGCGCGAGGAAGGTGACGCGGCGGAGGAGCCGGAGCTGGAGCATGATGTCAGCAGAAGTACTCGTTAGGCTGTCCTTCGATTTTAGCCGTGGCCTCCGAGTCAAGGCTGGAGCGGGCCGACAGCAATCTATTAGACTCTTCCGGGTTAAGTCTGTTCAAGTATTCCCCTTCTAGCCCTTTGGCTTTGGTGCCGGGTGACAATGTCTCAAAGGTCACATAGGAATCTTGGATGTCCTTGGATTTTTTACCCCAGTACTTCTGGATGCGTCTCTTCAGGGCGCCGCAACACACGATGACGGTGAGGGGTACGGCGATGATGCAAGCCACGGTGATCACGATCACATTGATCAGCTTCTGGGTGCCAGTCGCGCTGGCTGCCTCATCCGTGGAGAAGATGACACACTGTTCCTTCTTGGGTATGAGCCCCCTCACGCATACGCAGGCGATGTACTTGGTTCTGGGCACGAGGCCTTCGATGGTCACCCTATTCTGGCCCGCCCCCACATTGATCTTCCTCATGTCTCTCTCCCCGAACACGGCATATAGAACGCTAAAGGCCGTCGTGTTCTTGGCCTTGGGAGCTCGCCAGTTGAGGGAGATTGTATTGTCCGTGTCCCCTACTACCTTCACTGAGCGGACCACCCGGTCTGGGTCTTGCTGGAGAGATGAGGTGTTTGCAGCCAGGTTGCTGAGGTTGGTCTTTTCCAGATCCAGCAGCGTGTCTGAGTTGGACGATGGAGACGGGTCGGGGGAAGGACCGGGATTGTCCAAACTGGGGTCGGCAATTTCAAGTGGAAGGACAGGATCCAAGACCGGCGGAGGAGACGTAGGGATGGAGGTTGGCACCACGTATCGGGCTACCAGTTTCTCCTGGTAAGCTGCTTTTCCAACCGGGTTGGATTTTTTCACTTTGGCCTTCTTCTCATTGCCGGTTTGATTGCCTTCCTGTTTTGGAGAATTGGATACCACTAAAGAAATGACAGCTTCGGCGTTCCCGGCGTAGTTTGTCGCTTTGCATATGTATTTCCCGGAATCGCGATAGGACACGCCTGGAACACTGAGGATGGACCAGGTGATGCCATCTTTGGATGTTTCCTGCTGGACTGTGGGAAAGAAAATGAGTAGATGTGAAGTTGGTTTCTGTTGTGGCaaattttaaattcaaatttGAGGCAGTCTTGAGTGCTACGTCTTTGTCAGAATATTTTACTCATTGACATGATCTAACCTCATCTGATCATGCCCGTCAGTTTTTGTAACCATTTCAAAAAATTGGGCCAATAAGGCTTCTTCATAGCAGACTCACCCGTTCCATTCAGAACTCGCTTATCCGCCCTCCGCCACGTCAGGTCAGGAATGGGCACCCCGATGGTCCCGCACCGGAGCAGGACATTATTTCCGACGGCGCTTCGGACCCGCGCCACGGCCGTGTGGATTTGCGGGGGCTGACAACGTCGCAGCTCGGCATCGCTGAAAAGGACGCCCGACACACTCTCAGGGGAAGAGCAACGCAACCTGGTGTCGATGAACGCCACAGCCAGAGTGGGAGACTTCTGGAACTGGACCAGGTCGTACAAGCGACAGTCGCACGCCCAAGGGTTGTCATGGAGACCTGAGGGCAGAAGGTTTACAGGTGAGGAAGGTCGGGTCGGTGCGGCGCCATGGAGCGGACTGCAGATGGCCAATGTGGTGGATGTTAATCTTGTAAGAGGATTAACTTTTAATTCATAAACTACATCATGAGCATGACGAtggcaatgatgatgatgaggatggcGATCAAGGTCAGGTTCTGCTGTCACTTCGGACTCATGCAGTTGGCCAGCAGCTTTTACACAGCTGGTCTCAGAATGGACTTTAATTCGATAATTGTACTTCGACCTGCTATTTTATTGACAAGTCCAGTATTTTCAGTTCGAAGCAGAATCGTAAATATGTGCTTTAGAAGACAGTTTGGTCGTTTTAAATGCGTGGTTGTGTTTTTTAGACAATTTCAAATAGCTCCATTCATCTGCACATTTTACCTTGCAGTTTTGCGCAATAtcaattttatattattattttttagattAATAGGAGCCAATtggaaaaatctaaaaaaaaaaaaaataagacaaatgtACATAATTAAcatgcatttcatttttgttgcatTTTCTTTTGCCTACTTTTGTTTGGTGTCATGAC from Syngnathus typhle isolate RoL2023-S1 ecotype Sweden linkage group LG8, RoL_Styp_1.0, whole genome shotgun sequence harbors:
- the lrit2 gene encoding leucine-rich repeat, immunoglobulin-like domain and transmembrane domain-containing protein 2 isoform X1, which translates into the protein MQTMDRICYMLVIVLFYIQRSESFSQCLRGCSCIEDRHGRSLICMEENAFGVIPENIPHDMTKIRIEKSHFTEIKRGAFIRASSLENLWLNFNDITLINSKALEGLGNLTELRLEGNKLRSVPWTAFEDTPRLKILDLKHNQLDVLPEHALKNLPHLTYLDLSFNRLTVISKEVFQNWPLYQKLQSKEKQEASSSGPNVVLALHDNAWLCDCRLKGFVEFTRSLSPTIILMNSYLTCSGPDFRAGKFFHEVELQACVKPVVTTSLANLSLPLGTNVTLRCLAKARPEPAVWWTYGLKIIRGFHESQERVDEDTIRSLLVIPSLHLADRGVYTCSGVNFIGNSSANIQVDILNPDGAQSAPLPRLPEDDENIYIDIRIAKQTVRGIAIEWFAVLDHPDQTWFSVHLGQATSDKKETISIGPGIRSYSVSDLMPATKYEICVTLKNQTPRPGQCLVFVTGSDITEMEQREKLIHIVVIVLAMVLAVPIGMYACTTDTKFTCLESLMAFWKRRRSERGSAGLERERNGTFDSLQAASDEGLVRKESSEDRKVRRRSDDRSLKNKADHSRITAELY
- the lrit2 gene encoding leucine-rich repeat, immunoglobulin-like domain and transmembrane domain-containing protein 2 isoform X2; this encodes MQTMDRICYMLVIVLFYIQRSESFSQCLRGCSCIEDRHGRSLICMEENAFGVIPENIPHDMTKIRIEKSHFTEIKRGAFIRASSLENLWLNFNDITLINSKALEGLGNLTELRLEGNKLRSVPWTAFEDTPRLKILDLKHNQLDVLPEHALKNLPHLTYLDLSFNRLTVISKEVFQNWPLYQKLQSKEKQEASSSGPNVVLALHDNAWLCDCRLKGFVEFTRSLSPTIILMNSYLTCSGPDFRAGKFFHEVELQACVKPVVTTSLANLSLPLGTNVTLRCLAKARPEPAVWWTYGLKIIRGFHESQERVDEDTIRSLLVIPSLHLADRGVYTCSGVNFIGNSSANIQVDILNPDGAQSAPLPRLPEDDENIYIDIRIAKQTVRGIAIEWFAVLDHPDQTWFSVHLGQATSDKKETISIGPGIRSYSVSDLMPATKYEICVTLKNQTPRPGQCLVFVTGSDITEMEQREKLIHIVVIVLAMVLAVPIGMYACTTDTKFTCLESLMAFWKRRRSERGSAGLERERNGTFDSLQAASDEGLVRKESSEDRKGGRFVDTV
- the lrit1a gene encoding leucine-rich repeat, immunoglobulin-like domain and transmembrane domain-containing protein 1a codes for the protein MFLVLVLGLYVAAGGLFSPVRGCPSQCSCFYHNLSDGSKARSVICNDPEISLVPVGFPVDTSKLRIEKTAIQRIPSEAFNYLSGLEFLWMSFNALSVLGADSFRGLFNLEELRLDGNALAAFPWESLTDMPSLRLLDLHNNQLTSLPVEATTHIRNLTYLDLSSNSLLTLPISVLANWLAAKPVQGPESSKMILGLHDNPWACDCRLYDLVQFQKSPTLAVAFIDTRLRCSSPESVSGVLFSDAELRRCQPPQIHTAVARVRSAVGNNVLLRCGTIGVPIPDLTWRRADKRVLNGTVQQETSKDGITWSILSVPGVSYRDSGKYICKATNYAGNAEAVISLVVSNSPKQEGNQTGNEKKAKVKKSNPVGKAAYQEKLVARYVVPTSIPTSPPPVLDPVLPLEIADPSLDNPGPSPDPSPSSNSDTLLDLEKTNLSNLAANTSSLQQDPDRVVRSVKVVGDTDNTISLNWRAPKAKNTTAFSVLYAVFGERDMRKINVGAGQNRVTIEGLVPRTKYIACVCVRGLIPKKEQCVIFSTDEAASATGTQKLINVIVITVACIIAVPLTVIVCCGALKRRIQKYWGKKSKDIQDSYVTFETLSPGTKAKGLEGEYLNRLNPEESNRLLSARSSLDSEATAKIEGQPNEYFC